One stretch of Sander lucioperca isolate FBNREF2018 chromosome 13, SLUC_FBN_1.2, whole genome shotgun sequence DNA includes these proteins:
- the LOC116064938 gene encoding gap junction delta-2 protein, producing the protein MGDWSILGRFLTEVQNHSTVIGKIWLTMLLIFRILLVALVGDAVYSDEQSKFTCNTLQPGCNNVCYDTFAPVSHLRFWVFQIVLVSTPSIFYIVYVLQKITKNEKVEDKKFEVLPRSSPLLERDKHIGGDKETTLEAGSPYNTSYDNEGWSSQAGKCEEKSQLEEDIKEVGKDPTQLSSQVLLIYIIHVLLRSIMEIIFLIGQYYLFGFEVPHLFHCETYPCPNRTDCFVSRATEKTIFLNFMFSVSLGCFILNIVELHYLGWIYIFRVLFSACCTCCVSDRKPGQQVDLYSDNNPLLLELKHSLRGRVVLQTTSSVSRDKSSGVPNQGPAISFETDSTLECTSKRNPDEKERSKNRLLNIAKIGRGKKSWL; encoded by the coding sequence ATGGGAGACTGGTCCATTCTTGGCCGCTTCCTAACGGAAGTTCAAAACCATTCCACGGTCATTGGCAAGATATGGCTGACAATGCTGCTCATCTTCCGCATCTTGCTCGTGGCCCTGGTGGGGGATGCTGTCTACAGCGATGAGCAGTCCAAGTTTACCTGCAACACCCTACAGCCTGGATGCAATAATGTCTGCTATGACACTTTTGCTCCTGTCTCACACTTGCGCTTTTGGGTCTTTCAGATTGTTCTAGTGTCCACACCTTCTATCTTCTACATTGTGTACGTCTTGCAAAAAATCACCAAGAATGAAAAGGTAGAGGATAAGAAGTTTGAAGTGTTACCCAGGTCCTCTCCTTTACTTGAAAGAGACAAACACATAGGAGGAGATAAAGAGACAACACTGGAAGCCGGCAGTCCTTATAACACAAGCTATGACAATGAGGGGTGGAGCTCACAGGCAGGTAAGTGTGAGGAGAAGAGCCAGCTGGAGGAGGATATTAAGGAGGTAGGAAAGGACCCAACCCAGCTCTCCAGCCAAGTACTACTTATCTACATCATACATGTTTTGCTGCGCTCCATCATGGAGATAATCTTCCTCATTGGACAGTATTACCTATTTGGATTTGAAGTTCCACACCTGTTCCACTGTGAGACCTACCCCTGCCCAAACAGGACGGACTGCTTTGTGTCTCGAGCAACAGAGAAGACCATCTTCCTCAACTTCATGTTTAGTGTCAGTCTAGGTTGCTTCATCTTGAACATTGTGGAGCTACATTATCTAGGCTGGATTTATATTTTCAGAGTGTTGTTCTCCGCATGCTGTACATGCTGCGTGTCAGATAGAAAACCTGGGCAACAGGTGGATTTGTACTCCGACAACAACCCGCTCTTGCTTGAGCTCAAACACTCTCTACGTGGCAGGGTCGTCTTGCAGACCACCTCTTCCGTGTCCCGGGACAAGAGCAGTGGTGTCCCAAACCAAGGCCCGGCCATCTCCTTTGAGACAGACTCTACACTGGAGTGCACTTCGAAGAGAAATCCAGATGAAAAGGAACGCAGCAAGAATAGACTGC